One region of Chryseobacterium sp. SORGH_AS_0447 genomic DNA includes:
- a CDS encoding alpha/beta fold hydrolase — MPYITKQDDQNVQLYYEDFGSGQPIILIHGWPLSGKSWEMQIPVLLNLGYRVIAYDRKGFGKSSPTADGYDYDGLAKDLHELISQLDLKNVILFGFSMGGGEVVRYLTNYGSENVDKVALISSIIPVVKQKEDNPDGVPQEKLDEILNALKTDRITFLESFHKDFYNYGMLSKPVSQKQLDYDWAIASFANPIATIKCAESWANTDFRPELSNVNVRTLIVHGDSDNVVPIDTAGKQAAQGIANNEFVIIDGAPHGLNVTHAEELNSIISRFLTEK, encoded by the coding sequence ATGCCTTACATTACAAAACAGGACGACCAGAACGTCCAACTTTATTATGAAGATTTCGGATCAGGACAACCTATTATTTTAATTCACGGATGGCCGCTAAGCGGAAAATCATGGGAGATGCAGATTCCCGTACTTTTAAATTTAGGTTACCGGGTTATCGCTTATGATAGAAAAGGTTTCGGAAAATCGTCTCCTACAGCAGACGGATATGATTATGACGGACTGGCAAAGGATCTGCACGAACTGATTTCACAACTTGATTTAAAAAACGTAATTCTTTTCGGATTCTCCATGGGAGGAGGAGAAGTTGTGCGTTACTTAACCAATTACGGATCTGAAAATGTAGATAAAGTAGCGCTGATTTCATCCATTATTCCTGTTGTAAAACAAAAAGAAGATAATCCTGATGGAGTGCCACAGGAAAAACTCGATGAGATCCTGAATGCTCTGAAAACCGACAGAATTACATTCCTGGAATCTTTCCACAAAGATTTTTACAATTACGGAATGCTGTCTAAACCGGTAAGCCAAAAGCAGCTCGATTACGACTGGGCCATCGCTTCTTTTGCCAACCCGATTGCCACCATCAAATGTGCGGAAAGCTGGGCAAATACCGATTTCCGTCCGGAACTTTCTAATGTAAACGTAAGAACACTGATCGTTCATGGAGATTCCGATAACGTAGTTCCTATTGATACAGCAGGAAAACAGGCTGCACAAGGAATTGCCAATAATGAATTCGTTATTATCGACGGTGCGCCGCACGGACTTAATGTAACCCATGCTGAAGAGTTAAATAGCATTATCAGCAGGTTCTTAACTGAAAAGTAA
- a CDS encoding RNA polymerase sigma factor produces the protein MASSEQEFLEKIEKHKGIIFKISKMYMDEKDDRDDLFQEITYQVWKAYPNFKGESEFSTWLYRIALNTAIIFLKNEKKRSFIGREDFSNYKIIQDEFDHEKEEKLSAMYKAIYQLNPIDKAFIFYYLEDFSGKEIAEQLGISEGNVRVKMNRAKNKLKDILQTNTP, from the coding sequence ATGGCTTCATCAGAACAGGAATTTTTAGAAAAGATCGAAAAACATAAGGGAATCATTTTTAAGATTTCTAAAATGTATATGGACGAAAAAGACGACCGCGATGATCTTTTTCAGGAAATTACGTATCAGGTCTGGAAAGCGTATCCCAACTTCAAAGGGGAAAGTGAATTTTCAACCTGGCTATACAGGATCGCACTTAATACGGCCATTATTTTCCTCAAAAATGAAAAGAAAAGAAGTTTTATCGGGCGTGAGGATTTTTCCAATTACAAAATAATACAGGACGAATTCGATCACGAAAAGGAAGAGAAGCTCAGTGCGATGTACAAAGCCATCTACCAGCTGAATCCCATCGACAAAGCTTTTATTTTCTACTACCTCGAAGATTTTTCCGGAAAGGAGATTGCCGAACAGCTGGGAATTTCCGAAGGAAATGTGCGGGTAAAAATGAACCGCGCCAAAAATAAACTGAAAGATATCTTACAAACAAATACACCCTAA
- a CDS encoding YdcF family protein, with translation MKKNSFKIFKILISVFFLWFLFHSIYLIIDGISDEGKKADLAVILGSKVNEDGTLSERLEKRLESGIELYKSRRIKKILVSGGLGKEGFYEGTKMKEFLVSKGIPDSVIVVDNKGDNTRATVENTLELRSKMNFNSIVVVSQYFHVTRTKKLFKDQGFDNVSSVSPAYFEWRDLYSILREFPAYYTQ, from the coding sequence ATGAAAAAAAATAGTTTTAAAATCTTCAAAATCCTCATTTCCGTTTTCTTTTTGTGGTTTCTGTTTCACAGCATTTACCTTATTATCGACGGAATTTCCGATGAAGGAAAGAAAGCAGACCTCGCCGTTATTTTGGGAAGTAAAGTAAACGAAGACGGCACCTTATCAGAAAGACTTGAAAAACGTTTGGAAAGCGGCATCGAACTGTATAAAAGCCGGCGTATTAAAAAGATCCTCGTAAGCGGCGGCTTGGGAAAGGAAGGCTTTTATGAAGGTACCAAGATGAAAGAATTCCTGGTGTCTAAAGGTATTCCGGATTCTGTAATTGTTGTTGATAATAAAGGCGACAATACGAGGGCAACTGTAGAAAATACTTTAGAATTAAGATCAAAAATGAACTTCAACAGCATTGTTGTGGTTTCGCAGTATTTCCATGTGACGCGGACCAAAAAATTATTTAAAGATCAGGGTTTTGATAACGTCAGCTCCGTAAGTCCGGCTTATTTTGAATGGAGAGACCTGTACTCTATTCTCAGGGAATTTCCTGCTTATTATACCCAATAG
- a CDS encoding S41 family peptidase — MAFTLTSCVSVKKYNEQQKACIPPEKLKEDVDFAYSRLKETHPQLYWYIPKKELDHKFDSLKGTITEPLTPLQFYFKLQPVIADIREGHLSLRIPAKLITRKEIKALEGKKGMFSRFGYFVEGDRLFITENKDSIQDIQPGTEILSIDKVPVSDYIRRYRKLISSDGFNTTFHPYYLKDVFFNYYVAEKGYEDQAIIETLYHGQKKTYLLTRETKSESDLKQEKANRKRTQEKKVNDYIAFSNSYNRNFRFLDQDSTIAYIKVKSFSSDYSSRFYKETFSRIKNANSQYLIIDIRNNYGGSLEEINNLYSYLSPEPYTLIKPSQVTSGTSPVKTNYFRKTGFLQYVLKTLTYPAFFFGQTFSTYRKDGKFYYKTKADKPSKPKKDAFQGKVFVLINGGSFSASSILTAKMKNDKRAVLVGEETGGANDGTVAGFYSYQTLPNSNIDLPIGVLLVQPNITFTGTQKGVVPDVTIPETIQDVLDKKDPELDWVMKEIEKEKTQPH; from the coding sequence TTGGCCTTTACATTAACCTCCTGTGTTTCTGTAAAGAAATATAATGAGCAGCAAAAAGCATGCATTCCTCCGGAAAAGCTGAAAGAGGATGTTGATTTTGCTTATTCCAGGCTGAAAGAAACCCATCCGCAATTGTACTGGTACATTCCCAAAAAAGAACTGGATCATAAGTTCGACAGCCTGAAGGGGACCATTACTGAACCTCTGACCCCGCTCCAGTTTTATTTTAAGCTGCAACCCGTGATTGCAGATATCCGCGAAGGCCATCTCTCCCTGAGAATTCCGGCAAAGCTGATTACCCGCAAGGAAATTAAAGCTCTGGAAGGCAAAAAAGGAATGTTCAGCCGCTTCGGATATTTTGTGGAGGGCGACCGGCTCTTCATTACCGAAAATAAAGATTCCATTCAGGATATACAGCCGGGTACGGAAATCCTGTCTATTGATAAGGTTCCAGTTTCCGACTACATCAGAAGATACCGGAAACTGATCAGCAGCGACGGTTTCAACACCACTTTTCATCCGTATTACCTGAAAGATGTATTCTTTAATTATTATGTCGCAGAGAAAGGCTATGAAGACCAGGCAATAATCGAAACCCTTTACCACGGACAGAAAAAAACATACCTGCTGACAAGGGAAACCAAATCCGAATCCGATCTGAAGCAGGAAAAGGCAAACAGGAAAAGAACCCAGGAAAAAAAGGTGAATGATTATATCGCTTTCAGCAATTCCTACAACAGAAACTTCAGATTTCTGGACCAGGACAGCACCATCGCCTACATCAAAGTGAAAAGTTTTTCGAGTGATTATTCCTCAAGGTTTTATAAGGAAACTTTCAGCAGGATTAAAAATGCGAATTCCCAATATCTGATTATCGATATCCGCAATAATTATGGCGGTTCTCTTGAAGAAATCAACAATCTCTATTCTTACCTCAGCCCTGAGCCGTATACGTTGATAAAACCATCGCAGGTCACGTCAGGAACATCGCCGGTTAAAACGAATTATTTCAGGAAAACCGGATTTTTACAATATGTTTTAAAAACCCTGACCTATCCTGCTTTTTTCTTTGGACAAACGTTCAGCACCTATCGGAAAGACGGTAAGTTCTACTATAAAACAAAGGCAGATAAGCCATCGAAGCCAAAAAAAGATGCTTTTCAGGGAAAAGTTTTTGTGCTCATCAACGGCGGAAGCTTTTCGGCATCTTCGATTCTGACGGCCAAAATGAAAAACGACAAAAGAGCTGTTCTTGTAGGTGAAGAAACCGGGGGAGCCAATGACGGAACCGTGGCCGGGTTTTATTCTTACCAGACTCTCCCGAATTCTAACATCGATCTGCCGATCGGCGTTCTTCTCGTACAGCCTAACATTACTTTTACGGGTACCCAAAAAGGCGTGGTTCCTGATGTTACGATTCCCGAAACAATACAGGACGTCCTCGACAAAAAAGATCCGGAACTGGATTGGGTCATGAAGGAAATTGAAAAAGAGAAGACCCAACCCCATTAA